The Brachypodium distachyon strain Bd21 chromosome 4, Brachypodium_distachyon_v3.0, whole genome shotgun sequence nucleotide sequence CTGCCCATCTGTCCAGCTCGTATATGGCAGAAGAGCTTAGCAACGTCtgcgcagccggcggcgaaagAGTGGTCGGGGCAGTCACAAAGGGCGTGACGGCGGCCTTGACTTCGGCCTTGGTGGCATTGCAGTTACAACTTCAGAACGAGGCGTACGTACGATATATCACAAGTTCAGAACCTGCAATTAGAACATCGTTGGCAACATGATCGGTGATACATGGTTCAGAACCTGCAGTTGGAGCATCGCCTGCAGCCTGATGCATGTTCCAACTTTCAGCTGCAACACCTATTCTGCGGGTTGTCTTGTCATCCCATATTCCCATGTAGCGCATGTATAGCTTGATCCACCTCTCACGTTTTGTAGCTGTTTCTTGTAACAacagctttcttcttcttttgtttttatatCGATGCATGCTGGAGTTTTTTTAGAGCAAATGAGGCTCAGTAGAGGAGGGAGTGTATATATTCCATCGAAAGAGTAGACATGGTTACTCTGACTATTACATtattaacctggcaagtaaaCATTGTTAGCTCGGCAGGTAAGCACAACTAAATAGGTAAGTAGGTGTGGATATGGCGGTAACCAGGCGCGCACAGATAAGCTGGCAAGTAGGCATGACGAAATAGTATCATATGCGTGTATAATATCGGATAAGTACGTACAAATAAATTAGTTGTTAGATAAAGTTAACCTGTCAACAATTAATCTGGTAGGTAGGCACAATTAACCTGGTAAGTTTGCTTAGCTAACCTGACTAGTGTGGATAAGCCGGTAAGTAGGTGCAGCTAATCTGGTAAGTAGGCACATATAACCTGGCAGTTATGCAcagttaacctggcaagttTGTATGGATAAGTCGGTAAGTGGGTGCGGCTAATCTGGCAAGTATGTATAATTAATCTGGCAAATAGGCACAATTAACCTGATAAGTTTACATAGCTAACCTCACAAGTATGTATGGATAAGCCGGTAAGTAGGTGCGGCTAATTTGGCAAGTAGGCACAGCTAACCTGACAGTTATGCACAGTTAACCTGACAATTTGGTATGGATAAGCCGGTAAGTATGTGCGGCTAATCTGGCAAGTATGTACAATTAATCTGTCAAATAGGCACAATTAACCTGATAAGTTTACATAGCTAACCTCACAAGTATGTATGGATAAGCCGGTAAGTAGGTGCGGCTAATTTGGCAAGTAGCCACAACTAACCTGGCAGCTATGCACAGTTAACCTGACAATTTGGTATGGATAAGCCGGTAAGTATGTGCGGCTAATCTGGCAAGTTTGTACAGCTAATCTGACAAGTAGACACAATTAACCTGGTAAGTTTGCATAGCTAACCTGACAAGTAGGTGTGGATAAGCCGGCAAGTAGGTGCGGCTAATATGGCATGTAGGTACAATTAACCTGTCAAGTAGACACAATTAATCTGGTAAGTAGACATAGTTAACCTGACACGTAGGTATGAATAAACCAGTAATTAAGTGTTGCTAATGTGTCAAGTAAGTACAATTAACCTGACAAGTAGGTGTGGATAAGATCGTAACTCTAAGTATGTCTGAACTGCTAATTGGTACCGAAAAAATCTACAAGTGAGCACAACTATATTTACAAGTATGCTTACATAAACTAACAAGTCGGTAAGTAGTGTATATCGTGCAATATATAGAAAACCGGCAAGTATGACTTCATGATATGTGAAAGTGACACGACATTTTAGGggctcttctttttttttcagcgcAATTTAGGGGTTCTGCTATGACTAGGAGATccgtaaaaaaattataacgTGGAAAATATGTGAgatttagaaaagaaaagaaaaaacctaAAACGAGATGGACAGGTGGCCCAAGCCACTCGTACACATGAAAACGGAAGCCACGGTGCTTGGCTGGGCTATGCTGTGACTGGAGCTGAGTCTTGCTCCTAGCTAGTTGGCCTGGATTTGTGAGCTGCTGGGCTGGTGCGCACATGGAGCTGGACGTGCGCGAGCAGCACGCGGGGGACGTGAGCAGAAAAcgcacgcgggcgcgtgggaagcgggagctgccgctgctctTTATGTGGGGAACGCCGCTGTGCAGTCTAGTTCATGATAAAATCTACGGTTCTATATCCGTGTCGAGTGCCTATCAAatcacaaaaaaattaaaaaaaaagtagtaaCATTTGATTTTCGTGGAATCCTTAAATGTTAAGAAACCATCTCTGCAATTGGTTGAAATAATTTGCATGTAAGCGTTGCAGTGTAACCAGTGTTTCTCGGAGAAGAAAAGATATCTCTCAGATATTTTTATACTTTGATCCGCTGCAGTTTGTTTCATGAACAGTTTCATGGAATTCTGCAGTTTGTTAAATTAGATGGTGTGATTCAAACTTGAGGTGTGGTACTATTTCTGAGTTCTTTTCTCTCAGACTGTAGCACCACGCCGTTGAGCACGCCACGCGGGGCATGTTGCAGGGGGAGGTGTTGTCGCCCGGCCTCCGTTGGCCGCACGTGCCGGCCGACGACGTTGGCCGAGATCATGGGGCAGCAGATGCGAGTCACTGAGCAGAGCAACGCGCCCCTACGCCGGACCCTCACGCGCACCATGTCGTCGGCCTGGTCGTGTGCACAGAACAGTAGTTGATCCatccacgtcatttatttttgaaccGAAGGGAGTATGTTTCATTCTTTTGATTGGTTGATGTGCACGTACTGACGTACGGCTTGGTAGGAGGCCAGATACAATCGCCTCCCACTAGAGTGGTTGGTCGATTCATTCTTGTGACCTGGAGAAGGCGATCGATTCAAACTTAATCGGTCTACAAAAATGGCAACCCTCTGGTTAGTGCTGAATATTgaagaggaaaggaaaggcTAATTACAACCACTAAATCGAAAGACTTTTTGTGTCAGAATTTCTACAATTGTGATTTAATTTCACTAGGTGGAACTTCTTAGATAATTATAGTAATTCACCCTGAACTTGTAAGAGGAGATGCAGACAGATCATGTAATGGATATGGTTGTTCAGACTTTTTGAGGCAGCAATATTACCAGGCTTTTTGTCATTTGGGACCAAGTCGAAGCTCAAACTTCGATAATCAACAAAATGAGATGAAACTTTTCCAGATCACTGTACTTCTCATTTACTATTTGGTGGATTTCTTCAGATTTTTCTGAAAAGTTCAAAAATCCATCAAATTTGGGACCAAATCGAGGCTCAAACTTCATAAGGCCGTAGTTTTCAAAATAATCAACTAAATGAGATAGGAATTTCCAGATCATATTGTTTTCATTTACTATTTTGTGGAATTTTTTCAGATGTTTCTGAAAAGTTTGTAAATCTGCCAAATTTGGGACCAAATCAAGGCTTAAACTTCATAAGGCTGTAGTTTTCAAAATAATCAACCACATGCGATGATACTTTCCCATATCacattatttttcatttaCTATTTTGTGGAatgttttcagatttttttggaAACCTTGAAAAATCCCTCAAATTTACCAACACTTAGTAGACTAGATTTCAGTCCATGCAACATTTCATGTTCCACAAACaccgatatatattttctcGTCAGGGGAAAACATCCAGCAAGACATCAGAAAATCGGTAGAAAGCATAACATTAGTTTTCCTTCAATTAAGCAATACAGAAGATGATAATTCTCCACTACAAACTACTTGGCAACACAGAAATTGCAACTAAGTGGAGGCCGCCACCATTCCACTCAATTGTCCCACAACTTTCAATAATACCATCCAGCCTTGCACCAATTCAATTCGGAGGTGGATGAAACCTGTGATTGAAGTTTGTGTCAGAAGCGATGCTACATAAGAATATACGTCAGGAAAGCATGACTAATGGCAGAAATACTTACTTAGGATTTTGCTCGCATGTGCGCATATTATGGCCTGTTTGTTGGCATAAACTACACcgtttttgttgtgttttttctttctcgtcGAATCCGTTCAATCTTTTACTAGATTCGCCATTGCTGTTCTTACTATGTTGATTTGTGGCCTTTTGCTTGGGTGCACCTTTGGTGGCGATCCGAATTGGATCACGAACCATGGTTGAAGCTCTTTCACAGTTCTGACTAGCTTGATCCACAGAGTTGCGACTGTTGGGGACTTCAATGTGAGACATTTGCTTCTTTGATATGATGCCCTGCAGATATTCTCTAAGCTTTTTATACACTTCAGGATTATTTGATGCCACGTGAAATGCTTCAGCCCCTAAAACAGTCTGCTGATTGTATCGCGAGCGCTGCTCATCCGACCAAACGAACAAATCACTTTTGCGCGTGGAAGGAAGGCTGCCTATTGCATCTTTTGACAATCGTCGTAGAACACAACACTTTGGTATTTCCGAAAGTTTCAGATGCTTCAAGACGTGGAGTATATGCACGCAAGGGTGCCCCGAACGCTCCATCTTCTTGCAGCTGCACTTGATGCTTGCTTCTGAGTTAGCAAGATCATAGTCAACCGAGAAGCTCCATTTCTTCTGATTCTTCGATGCCACAATGAAGCTTTGAGAATTGATGCCCAGAAGTGTATCAAAAATCTCAAAATCATCAACCTTTTTAAGATATTCTTGCAGTATATAAAAGTTAGCCGGAGTAAAGATACGTGAAGCGGCCCCCTCCATTTCTTTGCAATCAGTTACTGCTACCAGCATAGATTGTGAAGCTGCACAGTCATTGCTAGCCTCAGGTCGACGGATGCGACAAATGCAATTCTCATAGTGCTTGATCAAATCAACCAGTGACATGTACATGTCAAGGTCCCTGTGAAGACAGGAATTGAGGCTCTCACTTCTCTGGTTGCTTTGCATACCAAGGAAATAGCCATGACGCACAAATGAAGCAGCCcataatttcttcttcttgtacaTTTGTTCCAGCCAAACTTTATTCCTCTCAGTTTGGTGCTTTGTCACAAAAGAATTCCATCTCTCCTCAAAATTAGCACTTGAACTAGCATAATACAGAAGCGATCTAAACTCTGTCAAGCAATTGAAATACAAATGCTTCTTAATATCTCTCTCAATATGCCACGAACAGATACGATATTTCACATTTGGAACCACTTGCCTAAGAGCTCTGATCACCGCGTTGTCTCCATCGGTGATTATTGACCGTGGCTCTTTCTGACACATTGCTTTCATAAATGCACGAAGTAGCCATACATATGATTCAACACTCATCTGATACGATGCGACAACCAAAGATTGTGGTACTACGGTGATTGTTCAACCCAACGAATGGAACAAATGGCATTTTGTACATGTTCAGCCTGTATGTACTGTCAAACACTACGACATCGCCAAAATCTTGGTAGTCCATACGGGACTGAGTGTCACACCAAAAAATGGTCTTCAGACATCCTTCAACATCAACTTGGTATTCAAAAATGAAATCAGGGTCTCTTTCTTTCCTGCTTTTCATGATACCAAGAGCTGCCATTGCATCGCCCTTTGCAATCGGGGACCTCTTCTGCCTAGAACAGAAATTATAAATATCCCTCCTTATGAACCCAACCTTGTCATACCCACCACATCTACGTTCCAAAGTATCCATAATTTGATGCTTCCGAATGCCCTACGTTCCAAAGTATCCATAATTTGATGCTTCCGAATGTCAGCCGCTCCCATTGCTAAGATTTCAGCTTTCTGGAAATCTTTGATTCTTCTATGAGACCGTAGGAACGGAATTTCATCGGGTCTGGCTAAAGGATGGGAGTGATCATCTACAAACTTACCAACGTACCAAATTCCGCGTAATCTGTCAAGTTTTATGGTAAGTTTAGCCTCACATCTGCAACAACTTTCAGCTCGCGGTCTGCGAATACGGCCCTCCATAGCTAAGAACTTTTTTGCCCGTTTACCTGCTCTAGAACACACAAAATGTCTGAGCCTTATTGTTTCTGAACTCTTCGCACGCTTCACCTTCACCTTCCCCTTTCTAATGCTAAAACCATGGTCTCTTGCATACTTATTGTAGAACATGTAAGCTTCTACTTCAGATCCGAAGGTCATATCCACTATCTTCCGGAACTCATCCAATTTGTTGTTCAAACCTTCAGCTTCGGCAAAACCTGTGTTTTCGTCCTCAAAATCATTGCAACCAGCTTCCTCAACATATGTGTGTTCTTCCTGAAAATCATTGCAATCTGCTTCAGCAAACTTTCTGTATTTTTCCTCAAAATCGTTAAAATTTGCGTGGTCTTCATCAAAATCATTACAATCTGCAGGCGCCCAATCTGCATTGGCAAATTTTTTGTAATCTTTCTCAAAATCATCCCAATCTTCTTTGCCAGGGTTTGCATACTCTTCCTCAAAATAATTATAATTTGCTTCAGCAAAATGAGCTTCCATGTCTACCTTTAAAATTATAGAACTTAGGTTGCCATCAAAATAATGAATACTACAAAGAACAACTTACATTCTCACTGTCCATGTCATGGCCGGCTTCAGAGGAAGCACTGTGATTAAAGGAAGAAGCTTCACCATCAAAAGCAGATGCGTCGCCTTCAGCATGTTCCATCAGAAGCACTGTGATCTGTCGTTTTCTAGACCAGAGTTTAAGGTGATGCAACCGAACTTGAAACCTCTGCAGAAAAAACCATTCATACATACTTCTGCACATGAGACTCGCTCCTTAAAAGTTTCAGAAAGGAACCTTAATTGCAAAAACAAGCTACAGCAGCATGTCAGATTTAGAACATCTAGCAGCACAGTTCGAACAAATAGCATTGGTCACCGTTCCAGTGCTAGCTAATGCAGCCAAGTCAGATTCAGAACATGTAGCACCACAATTCGATTTAACCCACTCTAGTTACTGCTGTTCTAATCGAATGGCAATTGACCGCAAGTAGTACTAGCTAACTTACAGTGCGTCGATCTGCAAATAAATCTCAATTACTTACCCGGGGTCCGGGGTCCCGACTCCCGAGCTCCCTAGAACCCTGCCGGTGAATCGAAGCAGGAGCCGATGGCGGGATGTGCCGCACGGCACGGGAGAGGACGCTACTGACGCAGGTGTGCGTGACGAGTTCCTTGCCgccgcaggaggaggagcttgaTCCAACCCTAGGAGGAGCCTGACTGCCTGAGCCTCAGCGTTCCTTGGGAGGCGGACGACACGGCGATTGACGGTGGCGGCTGATTTCTTTCCTTCGGATCGATTGCCCGGACACCGAAAGAATCGCTGCGTTCTATTCTTTAGGTTCCGCTGGGTTGTGGGTTTGGAAGGGCTTGCTGATGGGTTTAACGGCCACCGAAATCCCTGCAAGAAATCCAAACCATGAAATCCTTGTTACAAAGCTTTTGCCGTGGCTCGGGTcaaactccaaattggtctaAATCTGCCATTCTCTTCAGCAAAAATGTTGACCAAACCACCAAGGCTATCAGACAAATTTTTCAGGTGCAGAATCTAAACAAGGACACTACTCATCTTGGCCACCCTGTTCTCCTCCCTTCCAAGGACAAAACTTCTGCCTACTCCTTCATCCTGACAAGTTTAAAGCTAAACTTTCTGGTCTCAAAGCTAACAAGCTTTCTCATGCATGGAGACTCACGCTTATtaattctgtttttttcttctatccCTGTTTATTATATGTCTAACATTCTTTTCACTAAAAAATTCCTTGCTAGTCTTACTGCTATCATCAGGAAATTTTGGTGGACAGGTATACAAGAAGGAAACTCCTCCAACTCACTCTGTTTAAGATCTTGGGAGGACATTTGCAGGCCAAAAAGAGAAGGAGGACTTGGATTCAAAAACATTGAACCAACCAACACCAGTCTTCTTTGCACAGCAGCTTGGAGATTAGCTCAAGATCCTAACAGCATGCTTGCTCTTGTCTTAaaagctccggcggccggcgagcttcgATTCTCgaccccgaagcttccctctccctcccgatctctctcgccggcctccaatttctctccgaagtttcccaatttcaaatttttga carries:
- the LOC112268744 gene encoding uncharacterized protein LOC112268744: MEHAEGDASAFDGEASSFNHSASSEAGHDMDSENVDMEAHFAEANYNYFEEEYANPGKEDWDDFEKDYKKFANADWAPADCNDFDEDHANFNDFEEKYRKFAEADCNDFQEEHTYVEEAGCNDFEDENTGFAEAEGLNNKLDEFRKIVDMTFGSEVEAYMFYNKYARDHGFSIRKGKVKVKRAKSSETIRLRHFVCSRAGKRAKKFLAMEGRIRRPRAESCCRCEAKLTIKLDRLRGIWYVGKFVDDHSHPLARPDEIPFLRSHRRIKDFQKAEILAMGAADIRKHQIMDTLERRAFGSIKLWILWNVDVVGMTRLGS